A DNA window from Bombus huntii isolate Logan2020A chromosome 10, iyBomHunt1.1, whole genome shotgun sequence contains the following coding sequences:
- the LOC126870533 gene encoding katanin p60 ATPase-containing subunit A-like 2, with amino-acid sequence MVSVTNRNRNQWTPWKEKAKPNLKIRHRFIQIIRNYEAEDISCEIIVNKLNVHWDDVIGIEECKTAVKEAVVYPLKYPIFFDGPFSPWKGILLYGPPGTGKTKLAKAVATECHCTFFNITASSLVSKWRGDSEKYIRVLFELAYSHSPTIIFIDEIDWIATNKGDCILSEPAKRFRSELLSRLDGLVSNENSNVVLLATTNSPWGIDAALLKRLEKQIYVSLPNEVVRLGIFKLYLSNHLLENTDIVNHIVKCTERYSCADIKLLCKQAGL; translated from the exons ATGG TGTCAGTGAccaatcgaaatagaaatcagTGGACACCATGGAAAGAGAAGGCGAaaccaaatttgaaaattcgacatcg CTTTATTCAGATAATCCGGAATTACGAGGCTGAGGACATCTCATGC GAGATCatagtaaacaaattaaatgtacattgggatgacgttataggcATAGAGGAATGTAAAACCGCTGTTAAGGAGGCCGTTGTGTATCCCCTTAAGTATCCTATCTTTTTTGATGGCCCGTTTTCCCCCTGGAAAGGTATTTTGCTGTACGGCCCACCTGGTACAG ggaaaacgaagttagcgaaggcagtcgcgacagaatgccattgcaccttttttaacataactgCCAGCTCATTGGTCAGCAAATGGAGAGGCGATTCCGAgaagtatatacgt gttttatttgaacttgcctatagtcattcgcctacaattatttttatcgacgagattgACTGGATCGCCACAAATAAAGGAGACTGTATATTGTCTGAACCTGCAAAGAGGTTCAGATCAGAACTTCTTTCTAGATTGGATGGATTAGTGTCTAATGAGAATTCTAATGTAGTTCTTCTGGCTACAACTAATTCCCCTTG gggcattgatgcagctttactcaagcgtctcgaaaagcaaatatacgtatcattACCCAATGAAGTTGTTCGACTtggtatattcaaattataccttagcaaccacttattagaaaatacagatattgtaaaccacatagtaaaatgtactgaaagatattcttgtgcagatataaaattgctttgtaAGCAAGCGGGCTTGTAA
- the LOC126870179 gene encoding adrenodoxin-like protein 2, mitochondrial, whose translation MALVNQLQKFSRSILGIASNYSKYTSNTTLPFLQATRGISTTQPLSEKQEVNITFVKASGERIKAKGKVGDTILDIVVNNEIDLGGYGACEGTLTCSTCRLIFSKEVYDALPDKPTDEELDMLDLAYELTDTSRLGCQIVMSKELDGIEVRVPSTINDARA comes from the exons ATGGCGTTAGtaaatcaattacaaaaattttcgagatcaattctcggtattgcatcaaattattcaaaatatacgaGCAACACAACGTTGCCCTTTTTGCAGGCAACAAGAGGAATATCGACCACGCAACCACTTTCAGAAAAACAAGA agtAAATATAACGTTTGTTAAAGCAAGTGGAGAGAGAATCAAAGCAAAAGGGAAAGTTGGAGATACTATATTAGACATAgtagtaaataatgaaattgatttaggtggatatg gTGCTTGTGAAGGAACATTAACTTGTAGTACGTGccgtttaatattttcgaaagaagtTTATGATGCACTTCCTGACAAACCAACAGATGAAGAATTAGACATGTTGGATTTAGCATATGAATTAACAGATAC gtCACGGCTAGGCTGTCAAATAGTAATGTCTAAGGAACTAGATGGAATTGAGGTAAGAGTTCCATCAACAATTAATGATGCAAGAGCATAA
- the LOC126870534 gene encoding uncharacterized protein LOC126870534 codes for MRMRKTITGGVILEVPEDQGREKAAALAAQLTRALDPNEVRVATPFRAAEARVSLIDIAATKAEIQNTLARESGCKPEDIRLGEIRPARNGLGAVWIRGPASAVRKLAQAGKVAIGWSMAKVEAIKRRPLQCYRCLGIGHTGKTCTAKEDKGHLCFRCGEPGHQARACTTASPKCLLCEALGTPSVHRMGGPACAPSKKGTKGAARGSTAARGSEKGSPPQSDPKPANKEVGTEEVTNKERPPRN; via the coding sequence ATGAGGATGCGGAAGACCATCACCGGAGGTGTCATCTTAGAGGTCCCTGAGGACCAGGGAAGGGAGAAGGCCGCAGCGCTCGCAGCACAGCTGACGCGGGCTCTGGACCCGAACGAGGTCCGCGTGGCGACCCCCTTCCGAGCCGCGGAGGCAAGGGTGTCCCTGATAGACATAGCGGCCACCAAGGCGGAAATCCAGAACACCCTGGCAAGGGAGAGCGGCTGCAAGCCGGAGGACATCCGGCTGGGAGAAATCCGCCCCGCCCGGAACGGACTTGGCGCCGTATGGATACGAGGCCCTGCCAGTGCAGTGAGGAAACTGGCCCAGGCTGGAAAGGTTGCCATAGGCTGGTCGATGGCGAAGGTCGAAGCCATCAAACGGAGACCGTTACAGTGCTACAGGTGCCTTGGGATAGGACACACGGGGAAGACCTGCACCGCCAAGGAGGACAAGGGGCACCTGTGCTTCAGATGCGGCGAACCAGGGCACCAGGCGAGAGCATGCACTACTGCGAGCCCGAAATGCCTGCTCTGCGAGGCGCTTGGAACACCGTCGGTGCACAGGATGGGGGGACCGGCCTGCGCCCCCTCGAAGAAGGGAACGAAAGGAGCCGCCCGCGGATCCACGGCTGCAAGAGGCAGCGAGAAAGGCTCCCCGCCGCAAAGCGACCCTAAGCCCGCGAACAAGGAGGTAGGCACGGAGGAAGTCACGAACAAGGAAAGGCCACCAAGGAACTGA
- the LOC126870185 gene encoding survival motor neuron protein-like: MDCDSEEANAYKHHFIPGPSFNSMTDIMPPAPPLPPQLMAKLPDNDTDALSSMLMSWYISGYMVYYTGYYHGLKQARNNQENRKNC, from the exons atggattgtgACTCTGAAGAAGCAAATGCGTATAAACATCACTTCATACCGGGACCATCTTTCAATTCGATGACTGATATAATGCCACCTGCACCTCCTTTACCACCACAATTAATGGCCAA ATTACCAGATAATGATACAGACGCACTTTCAAGTATGTTGATGTCATGGTATATTAGtggttacatggtatattacacag gtTATTATCATGGTTTGAAACAAGCAAGAAACAATCAAGAGAACAGGAAGAACTGttga